The proteins below come from a single Mesobacillus jeotgali genomic window:
- the tilS gene encoding tRNA lysidine(34) synthetase TilS, whose product MIDTKVNAFLEKHGFQLNNKSIAVGVSGGPDSLALLHFLAGLRERNSLKIVAVHVDHMFRGEESYQDALFVKGFCEKRGIPFEMKRIDVPSYMGETGLSSQQAARACRYAFFEQVMEKHHLQYLALGHHGDDQVETVLMRLTRGSSGKARAGMPFTREFGPFTIFRPFLCLAKEELEEYCSENLLEPRIDPSNEKAYYSRNRFRKTVLPFLKEENPAVHEHFQRFSEELRMDEEYLIELTSEELNKVMMKEDKKISISIRSFQEMPMPLQRRGIKLILNYLYNDRPASLSAIHIEKIFSIIRNPHPSGTLDFPGGLRIIRSYGNCHFELNPPERQSYRFELSGPGQLILPNGDVIDAQLLNGAHGREFSNDCFIVDLEQAGIPLIIRTRQNGDRMSLKGMKGSRKVKDIFIDMKIPLDQRDEWPIVTDSEGRILWLPGLKKSNSEATEGNRLLLLTYIKY is encoded by the coding sequence ATGATTGATACAAAGGTAAATGCCTTTCTTGAAAAGCATGGTTTTCAGCTGAATAACAAGTCAATTGCAGTGGGTGTTTCTGGAGGTCCGGACTCGCTCGCCTTGCTCCACTTTTTAGCCGGGCTGCGGGAGAGGAACTCCCTGAAGATCGTAGCTGTCCATGTGGACCATATGTTCCGAGGCGAAGAGTCTTATCAGGATGCCTTGTTTGTTAAAGGTTTTTGTGAAAAACGGGGTATCCCCTTCGAGATGAAAAGAATCGATGTACCTTCCTATATGGGCGAGACAGGGCTAAGCTCCCAACAGGCTGCCCGTGCATGCCGATACGCTTTTTTTGAACAAGTAATGGAAAAGCATCATCTTCAGTATCTTGCATTGGGCCATCATGGCGATGACCAGGTAGAAACGGTACTGATGAGGCTGACCAGGGGAAGTTCCGGGAAAGCCAGGGCAGGAATGCCTTTTACGCGGGAATTCGGTCCATTCACCATTTTCAGGCCATTTTTATGCCTGGCAAAAGAGGAGCTAGAAGAATATTGCTCTGAGAATTTATTGGAGCCAAGAATCGATCCCAGCAATGAAAAGGCATACTATAGCAGGAACCGATTCAGGAAAACAGTTCTCCCTTTTTTAAAAGAAGAGAATCCGGCGGTCCATGAGCACTTCCAGCGTTTCTCCGAGGAACTTCGGATGGATGAAGAGTATCTTATTGAATTAACAAGCGAAGAATTGAATAAAGTAATGATGAAAGAGGACAAAAAGATAAGTATTAGTATCCGTTCTTTTCAGGAAATGCCAATGCCTTTACAAAGAAGAGGGATTAAACTAATATTAAATTATCTTTACAATGATCGACCTGCTTCTCTTTCCGCTATACATATTGAAAAGATTTTTTCAATAATTCGCAATCCCCATCCATCTGGTACTCTTGATTTCCCCGGCGGTTTAAGAATTATACGATCGTATGGAAATTGCCACTTTGAATTGAATCCGCCAGAAAGGCAAAGCTATCGTTTCGAATTATCAGGTCCCGGTCAGCTGATTTTGCCGAATGGTGATGTCATTGATGCCCAATTGCTCAATGGTGCTCATGGCAGAGAGTTTTCCAATGATTGCTTCATCGTTGACCTGGAGCAGGCAGGAATTCCGCTGATTATCCGGACGAGGCAAAATGGAGACAGGATGTCATTGAAGGGGATGAAGGGTTCAAGGAAGGTAAAGGATATTTTCATCGATATGAAAATTCCCTTGGACCAAAGAGATGAGTGGCCGATTGTGACAGACAGTGAAGGCAGGATCCTTTGGCTTCCAGGGCTGAAAAAATCGAACAGTGAAGCAACAGAAGGAAACAGGTTATTACTATTAACTTATATAAAGTATTGA
- the hpt gene encoding hypoxanthine phosphoribosyltransferase — protein sequence MKNDIEKVLFTEEEIQEKTRQLAAQLTDEYKDRFPLAIGVLKGAMPFMGDLLKRMDVYLEMDFMDVSSYGNAMVSSGEVKILKDLDTSVEGRDILIIEDIIDSGLTLSYLVELFRYRKAKSIKIVTLLDKPTGRKADITADYVGFIVPDEFVVGYGLDYAEKYRNLPYIGILKPEVYSK from the coding sequence ATGAAAAATGATATTGAAAAGGTATTATTTACAGAAGAGGAAATCCAGGAAAAGACAAGGCAGCTGGCGGCTCAATTAACAGATGAGTACAAGGACCGCTTTCCATTGGCAATCGGTGTTTTAAAAGGTGCCATGCCATTCATGGGAGACCTGCTAAAGCGCATGGATGTGTATCTTGAGATGGATTTCATGGATGTTTCCAGCTATGGAAATGCCATGGTATCTTCCGGAGAGGTAAAAATCCTAAAGGACCTCGATACTTCCGTAGAGGGAAGGGATATCCTGATCATCGAGGACATCATCGACAGCGGTTTAACCCTAAGCTATCTGGTTGAGCTATTCAGGTACCGCAAGGCAAAATCAATTAAAATCGTCACTCTGCTTGATAAACCAACAGGAAGAAAGGCTGATATAACTGCTGACTATGTTGGGTTCATCGTTCCTGATGAGTTTGTTGTCGGATATGGTCTCGATTACGCGGAAAAATATCGCAATCTGCCGTATATCGGCATCCTTAAGCCAGAAGTTTACTCAAAATAA
- the ftsH gene encoding ATP-dependent zinc metalloprotease FtsH: MNRIFRNTIFYLLIFLVIIGVVSFFNGNNQPTEPISYDKFMQELEAGNVDGKLTLQPERGVYEVRGQMKGQEEGKGFITYVWNNPETLNRIEQAAADANVEILPAKETSGWVTFFTSIIPFIIIFILFFFLLNQAQGGGSRVMNFGKSKAKLYNEEKKKVRFKDVAGADEEKQELVEVVEFLKDPRKFADLGARIPKGILLVGPPGTGKTLLARAVAGEAGVPFFSISGSDFVEMFVGVGASRVRDLFETAKKNAPCIIFIDEIDAVGRQRGAGLGGGHDEREQTLNQLLVEMDGFGANEGIIIVAATNRPDILDPALLRPGRFDRQITVDRPDVTGREAVLKVHARNKPLDESVNLKSIAARTPGFSGADLENLLNEAALVAARRDKKKIDMEDLDEATDRVIAGPAKKTRVISKKERNIVAFHEAGHTVIGVVLDEAEMVHKVTIVPRGQAGGYAVMLPKEDRYFMTKPELLDKITGLLGGRVAEEIVFGEVSTGAHNDFQRATGIARRMVTEFGMSDKLGPLQFGQAQGQVFLGRDLNNEQNYSDKIAYEIDLEIQTIIKDCYARAKNLLTEHREKLDIIANTLLDVETLDAEQIKHLIDHGRLPDRKVSVENDDMKVTINKKKDEMPAIEETDKKVDSVIDDPKAIDENPKE; encoded by the coding sequence ATGAATCGGATCTTCCGTAATACCATCTTTTATTTATTGATATTTTTAGTCATTATCGGAGTTGTGAGTTTCTTTAACGGCAATAACCAGCCAACTGAACCAATCTCTTACGATAAATTCATGCAGGAACTAGAGGCAGGCAATGTTGACGGTAAACTGACGCTTCAGCCTGAACGTGGTGTGTATGAGGTAAGAGGCCAGATGAAAGGCCAGGAGGAAGGCAAAGGCTTCATCACCTATGTCTGGAACAATCCAGAAACTCTTAACAGAATCGAACAGGCGGCAGCCGACGCAAATGTCGAAATCCTGCCTGCTAAAGAAACAAGCGGATGGGTGACCTTCTTTACGTCGATCATTCCATTTATCATCATTTTCATTCTGTTCTTCTTCTTGCTGAACCAGGCTCAGGGCGGCGGAAGCCGTGTCATGAACTTCGGGAAAAGCAAAGCGAAGCTTTATAATGAAGAAAAGAAGAAAGTCCGCTTCAAGGATGTCGCGGGTGCAGACGAAGAAAAGCAAGAGCTTGTTGAGGTTGTTGAATTCTTGAAGGACCCTCGCAAATTTGCTGATCTTGGGGCACGTATTCCAAAAGGGATCCTTTTGGTAGGACCTCCAGGTACAGGTAAAACTTTGCTTGCTCGTGCTGTTGCAGGGGAAGCTGGAGTGCCATTTTTCTCAATCAGTGGTTCCGACTTCGTAGAAATGTTTGTTGGTGTCGGTGCTTCACGTGTACGTGATTTATTCGAAACTGCAAAAAAGAATGCTCCATGTATCATATTCATAGATGAAATTGATGCAGTCGGCCGCCAGCGTGGCGCTGGTCTCGGCGGAGGGCATGATGAGCGTGAACAGACACTTAACCAATTGCTAGTTGAAATGGATGGATTCGGTGCCAACGAGGGGATCATCATCGTTGCCGCGACGAACCGACCTGATATCCTTGACCCGGCATTGCTGCGTCCAGGGCGTTTTGACCGCCAAATCACAGTTGACCGTCCTGATGTAACAGGCCGTGAAGCTGTATTGAAGGTACATGCTAGAAACAAACCGTTGGATGAGTCCGTTAACTTAAAAAGTATTGCTGCCCGTACTCCAGGTTTCTCTGGTGCGGATTTAGAAAACTTATTGAACGAAGCTGCGCTTGTTGCAGCAAGGAGAGATAAGAAGAAGATAGACATGGAAGATCTGGATGAAGCAACAGACCGCGTCATAGCTGGTCCTGCCAAAAAGACTCGTGTCATCTCCAAGAAAGAAAGAAATATTGTTGCGTTCCATGAAGCTGGCCATACCGTCATCGGGGTTGTCCTTGATGAAGCGGAAATGGTCCACAAGGTAACGATTGTTCCTCGCGGGCAGGCCGGCGGCTATGCTGTCATGCTTCCAAAGGAAGACCGTTACTTCATGACCAAACCGGAACTTCTTGATAAAATCACTGGCCTCCTTGGCGGCCGTGTTGCCGAAGAAATCGTCTTTGGCGAAGTAAGCACCGGTGCACACAATGACTTCCAGCGTGCGACAGGCATTGCGAGAAGAATGGTTACTGAATTCGGTATGAGTGATAAGCTTGGTCCGTTACAGTTCGGTCAGGCACAGGGCCAGGTATTCTTAGGCCGTGACTTGAACAATGAACAGAACTACTCAGACAAGATCGCTTATGAAATCGACCTTGAAATCCAGACGATTATCAAGGATTGCTATGCAAGAGCGAAAAACCTGCTGACAGAGCATCGTGAAAAGCTTGATATCATTGCGAACACATTATTAGATGTTGAAACTCTTGATGCAGAACAAATCAAGCATTTGATCGACCATGGCCGTCTGCCTGACCGCAAAGTCAGTGTCGAAAATGACGACATGAAAGTAACGATCAATAAGAAAAAAGATGAGATGCCGGCAATCGAAGAGACTGATAAGAAAGTTGACTCAGTCATCGATGATCCAAAGGCTATTGACGAAAATCCAAAAGAATAG
- a CDS encoding type III pantothenate kinase, whose product MIFVFDVGNTNIVLGVYDKEELKHHWRIETNRHRTEDEFGMIVKNLFDHVDLSFSDIDGIIISSVVPPIMFSLERMCQKYFHLKPLVVGPGIKTGLDIKYENPREVGADRIVNAVAAIHEYGSPLVIVDFGTATTYCYINEHNQYMGGAIAPGIGISTEALYSRAAKLPRIEISRPDDVVGKNTVSAMQAGILYGYVGQVEGIVKRMKDKSKVPPKVIATGGLANLIAQESNVIDAVDPFLTLKGLQLIYKRNIEKNN is encoded by the coding sequence TTGATTTTTGTTTTTGACGTCGGGAATACAAATATCGTGTTAGGTGTATATGATAAAGAAGAGTTGAAGCACCATTGGAGAATAGAGACGAACCGTCATAGAACGGAAGATGAATTTGGCATGATCGTCAAAAATCTGTTTGACCATGTCGACCTTTCTTTTTCAGATATAGATGGAATCATTATATCGTCCGTCGTGCCGCCGATCATGTTCTCACTAGAGCGGATGTGCCAGAAATATTTCCACCTCAAGCCATTGGTCGTCGGTCCAGGCATTAAGACAGGGCTGGACATTAAATATGAAAATCCAAGGGAAGTCGGGGCGGACCGGATTGTCAATGCTGTCGCAGCCATCCATGAATATGGAAGCCCGCTGGTCATTGTCGACTTTGGCACTGCTACAACCTACTGCTACATCAATGAGCATAATCAATATATGGGCGGAGCGATTGCGCCGGGGATAGGCATCTCTACTGAGGCCCTCTATTCAAGGGCAGCGAAGCTCCCGCGAATTGAGATCAGCAGACCTGATGACGTAGTTGGAAAAAACACCGTTTCGGCCATGCAAGCTGGCATTCTATATGGATATGTTGGACAAGTAGAGGGAATAGTTAAACGGATGAAAGATAAGAGCAAAGTCCCTCCAAAAGTGATCGCGACAGGCGGACTGGCAAACCTGATCGCCCAGGAATCGAATGTAATTGATGCTGTCGATCCATTTTTGACGTTAAAGGGACTTCAGCTTATCTATAAGCGCAATATTGAAAAAAACAATTAA
- the hslO gene encoding Hsp33 family molecular chaperone HslO: MSDYLVRALAFDGQVRAYAAKTTETVGEAQRRHYTWPVASAALGRTMTAGVMMGAMLKGEDKMTIKIEGGGPLGLILVDSNAKGQVRGYVSNPHVHFDLNEHGKLDVRQGVGTDGTLTVVKDLGLRDYFTGQVPIVSGELGEDFTYYFATSEQVNSSVGVGVLVNPDNSIKAAGGFIIQLMPGTTEETITAIEQRLQSIPPVSKLIEKGLSPEELLEELLGKENVKVLDTMPVNFECNCSKDRFSNALISLGSDEIRDMIETEGQAEAHCHFCNEKYMFTKEELEEIEKEAK; the protein is encoded by the coding sequence ATGAGCGATTATTTAGTAAGAGCACTTGCTTTTGACGGTCAAGTCAGAGCGTACGCAGCAAAAACCACGGAAACAGTTGGGGAGGCACAGCGCCGCCATTATACATGGCCGGTAGCCTCTGCCGCACTTGGCCGGACAATGACAGCCGGGGTAATGATGGGTGCGATGCTCAAGGGCGAAGATAAAATGACAATCAAAATTGAAGGCGGAGGTCCGCTTGGGCTCATTCTTGTGGACAGCAATGCCAAAGGGCAGGTAAGGGGCTATGTATCAAACCCTCATGTCCACTTCGATTTAAATGAGCACGGCAAGCTTGATGTAAGACAAGGTGTCGGTACGGATGGAACGCTTACGGTTGTGAAGGATTTGGGCTTGCGCGACTATTTTACAGGACAGGTGCCGATTGTATCTGGTGAGCTAGGAGAGGACTTCACATATTACTTTGCAACTTCCGAACAGGTCAATTCTTCAGTTGGAGTCGGTGTACTGGTTAATCCAGATAACTCGATTAAAGCAGCGGGAGGATTCATAATCCAGCTGATGCCAGGGACAACAGAAGAAACAATCACAGCAATCGAACAGCGATTGCAGTCTATTCCGCCAGTTTCGAAGCTGATTGAAAAAGGACTATCTCCTGAAGAGTTGCTGGAAGAATTGCTTGGCAAAGAGAATGTAAAAGTCCTTGATACAATGCCGGTGAATTTTGAATGCAATTGCTCCAAGGATCGATTCAGCAATGCCTTGATCAGCCTTGGTTCAGATGAAATCCGTGATATGATAGAGACAGAAGGGCAGGCAGAAGCGCACTGCCATTTCTGCAATGAGAAATACATGTTCACAAAAGAAGAATTGGAAGAGATAGAGAAAGAAGCAAAATAA
- a CDS encoding peptidyl-prolyl cis-trans isomerase, whose amino-acid sequence MEKKQLWYIIAGLAILNAITLVMLLAKPAILEGNKESVAEIGNESISRQEWLTELEERYGQDTLRDMIDQEVVNQMAEKYDVKLSDEAVERELTIYKALYSTTGNEPKTEEKWKQQIKYSLLLEEILTRDVKVSEEDMKSFYEQNKSLFDIPASYHLSQIVVETKEEADSAVKELKNGSSFAALAMERSIDEFSANAGGDIGFVTAEDELVSPEIIGAAKMLKSGEWTGPVKVENGYVIVFLHEKLEGKKYAYNEVENQIRRQIALEQMDIPVSARAFWNDAEVSWFYGNSEKK is encoded by the coding sequence GTGGAAAAGAAGCAGCTTTGGTACATTATTGCCGGGTTAGCCATTTTGAACGCAATAACTCTTGTGATGCTGCTAGCCAAGCCTGCAATCCTTGAAGGAAACAAAGAATCAGTCGCGGAAATTGGCAATGAGTCGATTTCCCGCCAGGAATGGCTCACGGAGCTTGAAGAACGATACGGCCAAGATACGTTAAGGGACATGATCGACCAGGAAGTAGTCAATCAAATGGCTGAGAAATATGATGTTAAGTTGTCTGATGAGGCTGTCGAACGCGAATTGACTATTTATAAGGCACTGTATTCCACCACTGGTAACGAACCAAAAACTGAAGAGAAATGGAAACAGCAGATTAAATACAGTCTGCTGCTCGAAGAAATTCTAACAAGGGATGTTAAAGTATCGGAAGAGGATATGAAGTCCTTTTACGAACAAAATAAAAGTCTATTTGATATCCCTGCATCTTACCATCTGTCACAAATAGTCGTTGAAACAAAAGAAGAGGCTGATTCAGCGGTGAAGGAGCTGAAGAATGGCTCCAGCTTCGCTGCACTCGCAATGGAGAGGTCGATCGATGAGTTTTCGGCTAATGCAGGCGGTGATATCGGCTTTGTTACTGCAGAAGATGAGCTTGTTTCCCCGGAGATAATTGGTGCAGCAAAAATGCTGAAATCCGGAGAGTGGACAGGACCTGTAAAAGTGGAGAATGGCTATGTCATTGTTTTTCTTCATGAAAAACTTGAAGGAAAGAAATATGCCTACAACGAAGTTGAAAACCAGATTCGCAGGCAAATAGCCCTCGAACAAATGGATATCCCTGTTTCTGCCCGGGCTTTCTGGAATGATGCAGAAGTCAGCTGGTTTTATGGCAATAGCGAAAAGAAATAA
- the cysK gene encoding cysteine synthase A has translation MVRIANSITELIGQTPIVKLNGLGDDQSAEVYLKLEYMNPGSSVKDRIALAMIEDAEAKGALKQGDTIIEPTSGNTGIGLAMVAAAKGYKAILVMPETMSMERRNLLRAYGAELVLTPGPEGMGGAIRKAAELAKENDYFMPQQFENEANPSIHERTTGPEIVEQMGDQLDAFISGIGTGGTITGAGKVLREKYKNIKIIAVEPTDSPVLSGGKPGPHKIQGIGAGFVPGVLDTDVYDEIIKVENEQAFDYARRAAKEAGILGGISSGAAIYAALETAKKLGKGKKVLAVIPSNGERYLSTPLYQFEE, from the coding sequence TTGGTACGCATTGCAAATTCAATTACAGAGCTGATCGGCCAGACACCAATTGTGAAGCTGAACGGACTTGGTGATGACCAAAGTGCAGAAGTATATTTAAAGCTTGAATACATGAACCCGGGAAGCAGTGTCAAGGATCGTATCGCATTGGCAATGATTGAGGATGCTGAGGCAAAGGGAGCCCTGAAGCAAGGAGATACGATCATCGAACCAACAAGCGGCAATACAGGCATCGGTCTTGCTATGGTGGCTGCAGCTAAAGGTTACAAAGCGATCCTCGTCATGCCAGAAACGATGAGCATGGAGCGCAGGAATCTTTTGCGTGCCTATGGCGCGGAACTTGTGTTGACTCCTGGACCAGAAGGTATGGGCGGTGCTATCCGCAAAGCGGCGGAGCTGGCAAAGGAAAATGACTACTTCATGCCGCAACAGTTCGAGAATGAAGCAAACCCTTCTATCCATGAAAGAACAACCGGACCAGAAATTGTCGAGCAGATGGGTGATCAGCTGGATGCCTTCATCTCTGGTATCGGCACTGGCGGAACAATTACAGGAGCAGGAAAAGTCCTTCGGGAAAAATACAAGAATATCAAGATAATTGCAGTTGAGCCAACGGATTCCCCGGTATTATCCGGCGGAAAACCAGGACCACACAAGATCCAGGGAATTGGTGCAGGGTTCGTTCCTGGAGTACTTGATACAGACGTGTATGATGAAATCATCAAGGTTGAAAATGAGCAGGCATTTGACTATGCCCGACGTGCCGCAAAAGAAGCAGGAATCCTTGGCGGAATATCATCAGGTGCAGCCATCTATGCAGCACTTGAAACAGCGAAAAAGCTGGGCAAAGGCAAAAAGGTGCTGGCAGTGATCCCGAGTAACGGAGAACGCTACCTGAGCACCCCGCTTTACCAATTTGAAGAATAG
- a CDS encoding anthranilate synthase component I family protein: MDKEKKIGVKSLPHYCIQSKTIPYTASRFFHQYDHIAQQYKEHIILESGRGGRYSIAAFDPWIVFSGKNNQLTITKDGSSNILEGNPLEIMKNQMEMYHVPEVEGLPDFQGGAIGYLSYDYARYIEKLPALAKDDSGIPEVYFQLFKDWFVFDHKTDELWLMALTEKGQEKQTEDRLSEWLAQWEADVPEVLAEKKPAADELQVSMDESEFIEAVEKVQQYIAQGDVFQVNLSVRQSKPIETEALEVYRQLRRLNPSPYMGYLHTQDFQLVSGSPELLAKVKGSEVSTRPIAGTRSRGRTDEEDLQLANELINNEKERAEHVMLVDLERNDLGRVCKYGTVEVNEFMVIEKYSHVMHIVSNVRGELAEGETWFDVVNATFPGGTITGAPKVRTMEIIEELEPVRRGPYTGSLGWFGFNGNMELNIIIRTMLVKDGMAHVQAGAGVVIDSIPANEYKESLKKAIALWKAKELAEGKA; the protein is encoded by the coding sequence ATGGATAAAGAGAAAAAAATAGGAGTGAAAAGCTTGCCGCACTATTGCATTCAATCAAAAACGATTCCTTATACAGCTTCACGTTTTTTTCATCAATACGACCATATTGCACAACAATATAAAGAGCATATCATCCTCGAAAGCGGTAGGGGCGGGCGCTACAGTATCGCTGCATTCGATCCCTGGATTGTTTTTTCGGGAAAAAATAATCAACTGACGATCACAAAGGATGGTTCTTCAAACATTCTTGAGGGAAATCCTCTTGAAATCATGAAAAATCAAATGGAAATGTATCATGTGCCTGAAGTAGAAGGTTTGCCAGATTTCCAGGGCGGTGCGATCGGCTACCTGAGCTATGATTATGCGCGCTATATCGAAAAGCTTCCCGCACTCGCCAAGGATGATTCCGGAATCCCGGAGGTCTATTTCCAGCTATTCAAGGACTGGTTTGTTTTTGACCATAAGACAGATGAGCTTTGGCTGATGGCCCTGACGGAAAAAGGCCAGGAAAAACAGACAGAGGACAGGCTTTCAGAATGGTTGGCGCAGTGGGAGGCCGATGTACCAGAAGTTCTCGCTGAAAAAAAGCCAGCTGCAGATGAGCTGCAAGTATCCATGGATGAATCCGAGTTTATCGAGGCAGTAGAGAAGGTGCAGCAATACATTGCGCAAGGGGACGTCTTCCAGGTGAATCTATCCGTAAGACAGTCAAAACCAATCGAAACGGAAGCTCTGGAAGTGTATAGGCAGTTGCGCAGGTTGAACCCATCTCCTTATATGGGTTATCTTCATACGCAAGATTTCCAGCTCGTCAGTGGTTCGCCCGAACTTTTAGCAAAAGTAAAAGGGTCGGAGGTCAGTACAAGGCCGATTGCCGGCACGAGATCGCGGGGCAGGACAGACGAAGAGGACTTACAGCTAGCCAATGAGCTGATCAACAATGAAAAAGAGCGTGCCGAACACGTCATGCTTGTCGACCTTGAAAGGAATGATCTTGGCAGGGTCTGCAAATACGGCACGGTCGAGGTCAATGAGTTCATGGTCATTGAAAAATACTCGCATGTCATGCATATTGTCTCCAATGTCAGGGGAGAGCTGGCTGAAGGCGAAACATGGTTCGATGTTGTCAATGCGACCTTCCCAGGCGGTACGATTACCGGAGCCCCGAAGGTAAGGACAATGGAAATCATTGAAGAACTTGAGCCGGTGAGACGCGGACCTTATACTGGATCGCTCGGCTGGTTCGGTTTTAACGGCAATATGGAACTGAACATTATCATCCGGACAATGCTGGTCAAGGATGGGATGGCGCATGTCCAGGCAGGAGCAGGTGTCGTGATCGACTCGATCCCTGCCAATGAATACAAAGAATCCTTAAAGAAAGCAATTGCTCTTTGGAAGGCGAAAGAGCTTGCGGAGGGTAAAGCATGA
- the pabA gene encoding aminodeoxychorismate/anthranilate synthase component II has protein sequence MILMIDNYDSFTYNLVQYLGEMGEELKVIRNDQTSIRGIAELDPQFLMISPGPCSPNEAGISLEAIKNFSGKTPIFGVCLGHQSIAQVFGGDVVRAERLMHGKTSMVYHDEKTIFEGLENPFPAARYHSLIVKKETLPDCLEVSAWTEEGEIMAIRHKTLPVEGVQFHPESILTTPGKQLLRNFIAHYKTAREVSL, from the coding sequence ATGATTTTGATGATCGATAATTATGATTCATTCACATATAATCTCGTTCAGTATTTGGGTGAAATGGGCGAAGAGCTTAAAGTCATCCGCAACGACCAGACGTCCATCAGGGGAATTGCCGAACTTGATCCCCAGTTCTTGATGATCTCACCAGGGCCGTGCAGCCCGAATGAAGCAGGCATCAGCCTGGAGGCAATCAAGAATTTTTCAGGTAAAACACCGATCTTTGGTGTCTGCCTGGGTCATCAGTCAATTGCTCAGGTATTCGGCGGTGACGTGGTCCGTGCGGAGCGGCTTATGCATGGGAAAACCTCTATGGTCTATCATGACGAAAAGACAATTTTTGAAGGACTTGAGAATCCATTTCCTGCGGCACGCTACCATTCACTCATCGTAAAAAAAGAAACACTTCCCGATTGTCTCGAGGTCTCGGCTTGGACGGAAGAAGGAGAGATCATGGCAATCCGCCACAAAACGCTGCCTGTTGAAGGTGTCCAATTCCATCCGGAATCCATTTTAACGACACCAGGGAAGCAGCTGCTGCGCAATTTCATTGCTCATTACAAGACTGCCAGGGAAGTAAGTTTATAA
- the pabC gene encoding aminodeoxychorismate lyase yields the protein MFVYMNGSFVKKEVAVISPFDHGFLYGLGVFETFRIYNGHPFLLDDHLERLNASLRVLNIEAEFTGEESAKILEGILAKNNLKDAYIRFNVSAGIGEIGLQTESYLEPNVIVFAKPLPQPGSMSEKKAVLLELRRNTPEGTERLKSHHYLNNVLAKREAGPDMGTEGIFLTSEGFLAEGIVSNIFWYRDGILFTPAVETGILNGITRRFVIALARNAGIEVREGFYKKEEAEEAQEIFLTNSIQEIVPVTDFSGKSFPGKSGELANLLFAEYSACRETLTSRTQLDGGVQT from the coding sequence ATGTTCGTATACATGAATGGCAGTTTCGTTAAAAAGGAAGTGGCCGTCATTTCTCCTTTTGACCATGGCTTCTTATATGGGTTAGGCGTCTTTGAAACTTTCAGGATCTACAATGGCCACCCCTTTTTGCTTGATGACCATTTGGAGCGGCTGAATGCCAGTCTTCGTGTTTTGAATATCGAAGCTGAATTTACTGGCGAGGAAAGTGCTAAGATCCTCGAAGGCATACTAGCTAAAAATAACCTTAAGGATGCCTATATCCGTTTCAACGTTTCAGCTGGAATTGGCGAAATAGGCTTGCAGACAGAAAGCTACCTGGAGCCTAACGTGATTGTTTTTGCGAAGCCGCTGCCGCAACCTGGGAGTATGAGTGAAAAAAAAGCTGTGCTGCTGGAATTGAGGCGTAACACACCCGAGGGAACAGAGCGGCTGAAGTCACACCATTATCTTAACAATGTCCTGGCCAAGCGTGAGGCAGGCCCTGACATGGGTACAGAAGGAATCTTCCTGACAAGTGAAGGCTTTTTAGCGGAAGGAATTGTCTCGAATATTTTCTGGTACAGGGATGGCATTCTTTTCACGCCTGCAGTCGAAACCGGGATTTTAAATGGGATTACCCGCAGGTTCGTCATTGCGCTTGCCCGCAACGCAGGCATCGAGGTTCGTGAAGGCTTTTACAAAAAGGAAGAAGCGGAAGAAGCTCAGGAAATCTTCCTGACTAACTCGATTCAGGAAATCGTTCCTGTCACAGATTTTTCAGGTAAAAGCTTTCCTGGGAAATCAGGGGAGCTGGCGAATCTTCTATTTGCCGAATACTCAGCTTGCCGGGAAACGTTAACGAGCAGAACACAATTGGATGGAGGAGTTCAAACATGA